The genomic interval CGAGCGCCTCGGCCGCCACCGAGGTCGCCGAGCGGATCGCCTCGAGCGGCGTCATGCCGTACTTGACCATCAGCTCGAGCTCGGGCAGCAGGCTGCCGTGGAAGTTGAGCGGCGTGCCCGAGTCGGCGCCGGCCGCGATGCGCACCCCGGCCTTGGCCGCGCGCTGGAAGCTCGCGATGTGGTGCGGGATCACGGCGTCGGACTTTCGCACCATGAAGTCGGGGATGCCAGCGGCGAGCCCGCCCGCGGAGATGGCGGCGGGCGCCGCCAGCGTCGGCACGAGGAACACGCCCTTGCGCTTCATGGACGCGATGATCTCGTCGGTCAGGAAGATGCCGTGCTCGATCGTCGTGATGCCGGCCTCGATGGCGTCGGCGATCCCGGAGGCGCCCTGGGCGTGCGCGGCGGCAAGCCGTCCTGCCTTCCCGGCCTCCTCGACGGCCGCGCGCATCTCCTCGAGCGTCAGCTGCGGCGAGCCCGGCTCGACCCCCGGCGTCATCACGCCGCCCGTCGCGATGAGCTTGATCACATCGGCGCCCGCCTTGAGCTGCTCGCGCACCGCCTTCCGCGCGTCGTCGGGGCCGTCGGCCTCGCGCCCGAGCCAGTTGCCGTGGCCGCCGGTCATGCAGACCGGGCGCCCAGCGGCGAGGATGCGGGGCCCAAGGAAGAGCCCCTCGGCGACGGCGCGGCGGACGGAGAGCTCGACGTACTCGCGCCCGCCGAGATCCCGCACCGTCGTCACGCCCGCGTCCACCGTTTGCCTCGCGCGCAGGAGCGCCTTGAGCGCCGTCAGCGCGACGGGCTCGTCCTTGAGCACGCGCACGGGATCTGCCTCGGCGCCGAGGCAGAGGTGCACGTGGCAGTTGATGAGCCCCGGCAGGAGCGTGCACCCCGAGAGGTCGATGTGCCTGCCTCGGGGCGCGCGCGCCTCGTCCACCACCGAGGCAATGCGCCCGCCCTCGACGACCACGGCGCGGCCGCGCGCTGGCTCCGCGGCCGTGCCGTCGATCAGGGACGCTCCCATCAGGACCAGCGTCTCCATCGCGGCCATCAGACGTTCAGCCGGGGGTCCAGCGTGTCGCGGAGGCCGTCGCCGAGCAGGTTGATGCCGAGCACCGTCACGAGGATGGCCAAGCCCGGGAAGGTCGCGAGCCACCACGCCGTCGAGAGGTAGACACGTCCGTCGGCGAGCATGCCGCCCCAGGTCGGCGTGGGCGGCTGGACTCCCAGCCCCAGGAAGGACAGCGCGGACTCGATGACGATCACGCGCGCCATGTCGAGCGTGGCGACCACGAGCCACGGCGTGAAGGCGTTCGGCAGCACGTGGCGGACCAGCACGCGCCCGTCCCGGCTGCCGAGCGCGATGGCCGCCTGCACGAACTCGCGCTCGCGGATCGAGAGCACCTCGCCGCGGACGACGCGCGCATACACCACCCACGAGGACACGCCGATGACGATGATGATGTTGCGCAGGCTCGGCCCGAGCACGCCGATGACGGCGATGGCGAGCAGGATGAACGGAAAGGCCAGCTGGATGTCGGCCAGGCGCATGAAGAAGTCGTCCACCTTGCCGCCGAAGTAGCCGGAGACGAGGCCGACGGCCATGCCGAGCACGCCGGAGATCAGGACGGCCGAGAACCCCACGGCGAGCGCGATGCGCGAGCCGAAGATCACGCGGGCCAGGATGTCCCGCCCCAGGTGATCGGTGCCGAGCACGTGGACGCGGCCGGCGGCACTCTGCCACCCGGGCTCCCGGAGGCGCTCGTTGATGTCCTGCTCGAGCGGGTCGAAGGGCGTGAGCCACGGGGCGAAGACGGACGCCAGCAGCACCGTGATCACGACGCCCAGGCCGAAGACCGCGGTGCGGCGCCGGGCGAGCCGCTTGAGCGTCATCACCCACCGCCGCTCCTCGACCGCGACCGGAGCGGACAGCGCGACGGCGGTGCTGTTGGGCGGCGTCATCAGCGGTACCTGATCCGCGGATCGAGCCAGGTGTAGGCGATGTCCACGAGGAAGTTCAGGAACACGAAGGTGGTGGCGAGGATGAAGACGGCCGCCTGCACCACGGGGTAGTCGCGGTTGAAAATGGCCTGCACCGAGAGGCGCCCGACCCCGGGCCAGGCGAAGATGATCTCGGTGATGACGGAACCGCCGAGCAGCGTGCCGAGCTCGATCCCGACGATGGTGACGATGGGGATCGCCGCGTTCTTGAGCGCGTGCTTCCAGACCACCGGCTGCTCGCTGACTCCCTTGGCCCGCGCGGTGCGGATGTAGTCCTGCCCCAGCACCTCGAGCATGCCGGAGCGCGTCAGCCGCGTGATGCGCGCCGTGGTGAAGAGCCCGAGCGTCACCGCCGGCAGGATGAGGTGCTCGAAGCCGCCGCGACCCGAGGAGGGCAGCCAGCTGAGCCGCACCGAGAAGACCAGGATCAGCATGATGCCGAGCCAGAAGGTCGGCATGGCCTGGCCCATGAGGGCGACCACGGTCGAGATGTAGTCGATGGGCGTGTTCCGCTTGACCGCCGAGATGATGCCGGCCGGAATGGCCAGGCACAGCGCGAGGAGGAGCCCGGCGCCGGCCAGCTCGTACGTCGCGGGCAGCCGTTCCAGGACGAGGTGCATGGCGGGCTCGCCGTGGCGGAGCGACTCGCCGAAGTCGCCGCGCAGCGCGCCCTTGAGAAAGCGGAGGTACTGGACGGCCACGGGATCGTCGAAGCCCATGGCCTTGCGGAAGCTCGTCACGTCCTCGGCCGTCGCGTCGGGCGGCAGGAGCAGCGCGGCCGGATCACCGGTGAGGTGCAGGATCAGGAACACGACGACTGAGACGCCGAAGAGCACGAGCACCGCCTGCCACAGCCGGCGGAGCAGGTAGGACCTCATGCGGGAACGCGCTCCAATCGCGCCACGGCCTCGATGTGCGGCGTGTGCGGGAACATGTCCACCGGCTGCACCCACTCGAGGCGATAGCCGCCGCGCACGAGCTCGCCCAGGTCCCGCGCCAGCGTCGCCGGGTTGCACGAGACGTAGACGATCCGCGCGGGGCCCATCTGCAGGAGCGCGCGCAGCGCCTTCGGGTGGAAGCCCGCCCGCGGCGGGTCCGCCACGACCACCTCCGCGCTCACGCCCTGGGAGCAGAGCTGAGGCAGGACGAAGCGGACTTCCCCGGCGAGGAAGGTGCAGTTCGTGATGCCGTTGGCGGCGGCGTTTCGGGCCGCATCGTCCACCGCGGCCTGCGTCATCTCGACGCCGTACACCCAGCGGCAGCGCGTGGCCAGCTGCAGGCTGATGGCGCCCGTGCCGGAGTACAGATCCAGCACGGTCTCGCCGCCCGTAAGACCCGCCGAGTCCAGCACGAGGGCGAAGAGCCGCTCGGCCTGCGCAGTGTTGGTCTGGAAGAACGAGTTGGCCGAGACCTGGAACTCGAGCCCGCCCACCAACTCGCGGATGTGGTCGCGGCCGCCGAGGAGGTGCTCCTCCACGCCCACCGCCACGCTCGCCTTCTTGGGGTTGACGTTCACCACCACGCTCGTGGTCCGTGGCTCGCGCGCCGAGAGCCGCTCGGCCAGGGGCGCCAGCTCCGACACCGCCGGCGACGAGGTGACGATGTTGACCATGCTCTCGCCCGTCCGGTACCCCTCGCGCAGCATGAGGAAGCGCAGGAGCCCCTCGCCGGAGTCCTGCTCCCACGCGGTGAGCCCGCTCGCGGCGAAGAACCGCCGCGCCTCGTCGAGCAGCGCGTTCATGCTGTCTGACTGGAGGAGACACCGCTCGATGTCGAGGACCGCGTCGTAGCGCGCCGCCTCGTGGAGGCCCACCGTCAGGCCCGCGCCATCCCCGGCGCGCGCGACGGTGAACTCCATCTTGTTCCGGTAGCCGTAGGTCTCCACGGCAGCGAGGATGGGGCGGACGTCGACGGGACCGAGGCCGCCCAGCCGCTCGAGCGCGTCGGCGACCTGCTTGGACTTGAACGACAGCTGCGCCTGGTAGTCCACGTGCTGCAGCTTGCAGCCGCCGCAGCGTCCGAAGTACGGGCACGGGGCCTCGACCCGGTGCGGCGACGGAGTCTCGATGGCCTCGATCGTGCCGCGGCCGAAGCGGGAACGAGCCTGGTCGAGGCGGACGCTGAGGCGGTCACCAGGCACGCCGCCCCGTACGAAGACCACGTAGCCGTCCGCCCGGCCGACGCCTTCGCCCCCGAATGCGAGGTCGTCGATGGTGACGGACAAGCGTTGACCGCGCTGGGGCCGGCTCATGGCAGCGTCATGATAAGGGCCGCTCCCGGGGGAGTCAATTTGACCCCCTCGAAACCGCGTCCGTATCCGTATGGCAGCGGGGGGACGGGTCAAGTATGATGGAACGCACGATGGGCACGCGCGGCGGCCGTAATCCGGTAAGGGTCGGCAACCTGCTGACCGCGGCGGTCCCGGCCTTGGCCGAGCGGATGCTCGAGGAAGCGATACGCCGGGAGTGGGCGCAGACGGCGGGCCCCGAGGCAGCCCGACGCTCCCGCCCCGGGGCGCTCCGGCAGGGCACGCTCGAGGTCAGCGTCGACAACTCCCCGTGGCTCCAGGAGCTAACGCTGCGCTCTGCCGCCATCGTGGCCGCGCTGCGGAAGCGCCACGGCTCGGCCGTCATCGGGGTGCGGTTCGCGCTGGGCAGCGGCCGTGGCGACGCCGACGTCGCCGCGCGGCCCTCGCGCGCGGGCACCGAGGCGCCCGAGCGGCGCCTGACCGTCGAGGAAGCGCGGATCGTGGATGCGGCAGCCGGCCAGCTCCCCGATCCCGTGCTCGCATCGTCGCTCAAGAGGCTTCTGACCAAAGACTTGCTGGCGCGCGGCGAGCGACGTGCTCCCGCCGCTTCGGAGCAGCCATGACCCGATTCTGGATCGTCCTCTCGGCCGCGGTCGCGATCGCAGGCTGCGCGTCGATGGAGCCCCTGACCGCCGCCGATGACGCCGGCGCGACGGCCGACGCGCCGCCCCCGAAGATCCGCGACCCGCGCGCCGCCGCGTACTACTTCTACTCGGTCGCCCAAATGCACGCCCGCGCAGGCCGCGTCCAGGACGCCATCGTCTCGCTCCGCCAGGCCATCGACCGCGATCCCGACACGGCGGCGCTGTGGGTGCAACTCTCCCAGTGGCTGGCGCGCGCCAACGAGCCGGCCAAGGCCGTCGAGGCAGCGCACAAAGCCATCGCGCTCGAGCCCGGCAACGCGACGCCCCATCTCACGCTTGCCGACATCTTCCGGCGTCAGCGCCGCTTCGCCGACGCCGAGGGCGAGCTCGAGAAGGCCATCCAGCTGGCGCCCGGCTCGCCCGACGCCTATATCGCCCTCGCCCAGCAGGACCTCGAGCTGAAACAGTTCGACAAGGCGCGGGCGGTGCTGCTGCGTCTGGTCGCGATCCAGCCCGGCTCGGCCCAGGCCCAGAACCTGCTCGGACGGGTGGCCATCGAAGGCGAGCAGTGGGACGAGGCGATCACGCGCCTCAAGGGCGCGGTCGAGCTCGACCCCGACATGGACGCGGCGTGGATGGCGCTCGGCTTCGTGTACGAGACGCGCCAGCAGCCGGAAGAAGCGCTCAAGGTCTACCGGCAGGCGCTGCAGGCCAACCCGGAGAACATCACCTTCGTCGAGCGGCTGGGTGACGTGCTGGTCCGGCTCGGCCGCTTCAAGGAGGCGCAGCAAGAGGTCGAGGCGCTGGCGGAGGGCGCGCCGCGCGACCCGCGCATCTGGATCAAGCTCGGCGCGATCTACTACGAGCAGAAGCAGTGGGATCGCGCCGTGGCGGCCTTCCGCAACGCCGTCGCGATCGAGCCCACCAACCTGCGGGCGCGCTATTTCCTCGCCACCGCGCTGATGGATTCCGGCAAGGACGCGGAGGCGGTCGCCGAGCTCGAGAAGATCCTGGCCGCCGACCCGCGCTCGGTCGACGCCCGCGTCCAGCTCGCGTTCCTCCACGGCCGCGCCAAGCGCCACGACGAGGCCATCCGGCTCCTGCAGGAAGCCGTCAACATCGAGCCCAAGCGGGCCGAGCTCTTCCTCTACCTGGGCACCGCGTACTTCCGGGCCCAGCAGTACGACCGCTCGCTCGCCGCGCTCCAGGAAGGGCTCGGCTTCGACGCCAACAACAAGGACCTGGTCTTCCAGACGGGGGTCGTCTACGAAAAGCAGGGGCGCTTCGACGACGCCGTGGGGGCCTTCCGCCGCGTGCTCGTGCTCGACCCCAAGCACGCCGAGTCCTACAACTACATCGGCTACATGTACGCCGAGCGGGGCCAGAACCTGACCGAGGCCGTGCAGCTCATCAAGCGCGCGCTCGACCTCGACCCCGAGAACGGCTACTTCATCGACAGCCTGGGCTGGGCCTACTACCAGCAGGGACGCTACGCCGACGCGCTCAAGGAGCTGCAGCGCGCCGTGTCCTTCGCCAAGGAAGACCCGGTCGTCCTCGACCACCTGGCCGACGCGTACATCAAGACGGGCCGCACCGACGACGCGATCACGGTCTGGGAGCGCGCGCTCAAGGCGGACGTCGACAGCAGCGTCACCGGGACGATCAAGAAGAAGCTCGACGATGCGCGCGACAAGGCCCGCCGGTCCAAGGGCGGTGACCGTCCCAAGGCCGAGCAGAAGTAAGCTCGCCGGCCTGCTGCTGGGCGCGCTCGCCCTGTCGGGCGGCTGCGCTTCGCTTCCGCCGCGCCAGCCGCTCCCGCCCGACGTCCTGGCCGCGCGCGCCACGCTCGAGGCGCGCTGGCGCGACTTCCACGACCTGCGCTCCCTGGCCGAGATCAGGATTCGCCGGGGCACACGCATCGAGCGCCTCTCGGGCGTGCTCCTCCTCCGCGCGCCTGCCTCGCTCCGCTTCGAAGCCCTGACGCCCTTCGGACCGCCCCTGCTCGTCGTCGCCTCCGATGCCGACGCCGTCACGCTCTGGGAGGTGCTCAGCGAGCGCGCCTTCATCGGGCGCTCCTCCCCGGATGCCACCCGCCGCTGGCTTGGGCTGGCGCTGGGCGCCGAGGAGCTTGTCAGCCTCCTGGCCGGCTATGCCCTGCCCGCCCGCGACCCGCTCTCGGGCCAGATGCTACCGCCGGATGACATCGGTCCATCGCTGGCTTTGGAAACCGCCGACGGCCGCCAACGAATCTGGCTCGACCCGGCCTCCGGCGACGCCCGCCAGATCGAGTGGACGGGCGGCTCCCAACCGGCCCGCGCCGTCTTCGTCCCTGACGGTGTGCGACTCGCGACGCTCGACGGGAAGCTCGACGTGACGGTACGCTACCGAGACCCTCGGCGGGACTCCGGTTTCGACCCCGAGCTGCTCAAGCTGACTGTCCCGCAAGGTGTGAGAATCCAAGACTTCCGTTGACCGTCCGCAAGGGGGCGTGGTAGGCTTTACCGCTTTGTTGAAGCGGCCGGGAAGCGCTCGACACTTGGTGCTGCGAACCTCGGCCAAGGTCAATCTGGCCCTCGAGGTTCTGGGCAAGCGTTCCGACGGATACCATGAGTTGTCCACCGTGATGCAGGCGGTGGATCTTTTTGACCGCTTGACGGTGGAGAGGGCCGAAACGATCACGCTCGAGACGAGCGACGCCGCCCTCCCCACCGACGACCGCAACCTGGTCGTCCGCGCGGCGCGGCTCCTCCGGGAGGCGTCGGGCATCCAAGCCGGGGCGCGGATCGTGCTCGACAAGCGCATCCCGGTGGCGGCAGGGCTTGGGGGCGGCTCGAGCGACGCGGCCGCTACGCTCTGGGGGCTCAACCGCCTCTGGGGGCTGCGCTGGCGTCGGGAGCGGTTGATGGCACTCGCGGTCAGGCTCGGGATGGACGTGCCGTTCTTCCTCGGTCCGGGACGGGCGGTGGGGACGGGGCGCGGCGAAGTGCTCAAGCCGGTGCCGACCGTGGGCGGCTACGCGATGGTGCTCGTTAATCCGGGAGTCCCGCTGTCCACGAGAGAGGTGTACGGGCGGGTGCCCGTGGGATGGCACGCGAAGCCCGAGGGCACCAAGCGGATGCTGGAGGCGCTCAGGACGCGGAACGCGGCCAAGGTCGCCGCGGCGCTGACGAACCACCTCGAGCGCTGGGTCGAGCCGGCCATGCCGGTGATCGGGCGGATGAAGGCGGCGCTGCTGGCCGCAGGTGCGCTCGGCGCGGTGATGTCGGGCAGCGGGCCGACGGTGTTCGGCGTGGCGCGCTCGCTGGACCAGGCGCGCCAGATCCAGCGGCGGGTGAACCGCGCGGGCTGGTCGGCCTGGGCCGTGAGGACGAACAGCGGCGCCGCCATTCGCGCCGTCTAGACTCACTGGGGCGTCGTCTAGAGGTAGGACTCGGGGCTTTGGACCCCGCAACGGAGGTTCGAGCCCTCCCGCCCCAGCCACATTCCGGGAACGCGGTTCGAGCCGAAACGTGGCTGACGAGCCGCAGGCGTGGCGGTTCGAGCCGAAGGGCGAAGCCGTGAGGCGAGGGCTGAATGAGAGACGCAGTTCGAGCTGAAGCGTGGCCGACGAGCCGCAGGCGAGGAGCACGATGAGGCGAGTGCTGAGTAAAAACCATGGCCTATGAACTGAAGCTGTTCTCGGGAAACGCGAACCGGCCCCTGGCCGAGGAGATCGCCCAGCACCTGCACATCCGCCTGGGCGACGCCGACGTCTCGCGATTCTCGGACGGCGAGGTCTACGTCCAGATCAACGAGAACGTCCGCGGTCAGGACGTCTTCGTGGTCCAGCCCACCTGCCCGCCCGTCAATGACCACCTGATGGAGCTGTTGGTCATGATCGACGCGTTCAAGCGCGCGTCAGCCCGGCGCATCACCGCGGTCCTGCCGTACTACGGCTATGGCCGCCAGGACCGGAAGGTGATGCCGCGCGTGCCGATCACGGCCAAGCTCGTGGCCGACCTCATCACGACGGCGGGCTGCCACCGCGTGCTCGCGGTGGACCTCCACGCCGGGCAGATCCAGGGTTTCTTCGATATCCCGGTTGACCACCTCTTCGCCGCTCCCCCGGTGATCGTGGACTACCTGGCGAAGAAGGACCTCAAGGACCCGGTCCTGGTCTCTCCCGACGCGGGCGGCGTCGAGCGGGCCCGCGCGATCGCCAAGCGCCTGAACGCGGGGCTGGCCATCATCGACAAGCGCCGCGACGGCCCCAACGTCGCCGTCTTCATGTACCTGATCGGCGACGTCAAGGACAAGGACGTCGTCGTCATCGACGATATGATCGACACCGCCGGCACCCTCATCCAGGCGGTCGAGGCCGTCAAGCGCGAGGGCGCGCGCCGCGTGCTGGCCTGTGCCGTCCACGGCGTGCTCTCCGGGCCGGCCATTGAGCGCATCGAGAGTTCGGCGCTCGAAGAGGTCGTCATCACCAACTCGGTGCCGCTGACGCCCGACAAGGCAAATCCCAAGATCCACGTGCTGTCGGTGGCGCCGCTGCTCGCGGAGGCCATCCGCCGCATTCACGACGAGGAGTCGGTGTCGACCCTCTTCGTGTAACTCAAGCAATGAAGGAGCGATCGCATCATGGAAATTCGTGAGCTGACCGTTACGCCCCGCGAGGGCGTGGGCAAGTCCGTGGCCAGGCGGCTGCGGCGTTCCGGCAAGACGCCGGGCATTCTCTACGGGGGCTCGACCCCCGTCAACATCGCCGTGGACCCGCGGGAGGTCTTCCGCATCATCCACGGCCACGAGGGCAGCACGCAGCTGCTCCGCGTGACGTTCGCCGGGGCCAAGGACTCGCGCATGGTCATCCTTCGCGATCTGCAGCTCGACCCCGTCTCCGAGGACCTGGTCCATGTCGACCTCCAGGAGGTCAACATGGACAAGCCGATCCAGGTGACGGTGGCGCTCCGTCACGTGGGCGAACCGGTCGGCGTGCGCGACACGCAGGGCATCCTCGAGATGGTGCTGCGCGAGGTCC from Candidatus Rokuibacteriota bacterium carries:
- a CDS encoding amidohydrolase family protein, encoding MAAMETLVLMGASLIDGTAAEPARGRAVVVEGGRIASVVDEARAPRGRHIDLSGCTLLPGLINCHVHLCLGAEADPVRVLKDEPVALTALKALLRARQTVDAGVTTVRDLGGREYVELSVRRAVAEGLFLGPRILAAGRPVCMTGGHGNWLGREADGPDDARKAVREQLKAGADVIKLIATGGVMTPGVEPGSPQLTLEEMRAAVEEAGKAGRLAAAHAQGASGIADAIEAGITTIEHGIFLTDEIIASMKRKGVFLVPTLAAPAAISAGGLAAGIPDFMVRKSDAVIPHHIASFQRAAKAGVRIAAGADSGTPLNFHGSLLPELELMVKYGMTPLEAIRSATSVAAEALGLGGETGRVAPGYAADLLAVAGQPAERIGALADVRLVLARGAVVTAP
- a CDS encoding 4-(cytidine 5'-diphospho)-2-C-methyl-D-erythritol kinase, translating into MLRTSAKVNLALEVLGKRSDGYHELSTVMQAVDLFDRLTVERAETITLETSDAALPTDDRNLVVRAARLLREASGIQAGARIVLDKRIPVAAGLGGGSSDAAATLWGLNRLWGLRWRRERLMALAVRLGMDVPFFLGPGRAVGTGRGEVLKPVPTVGGYAMVLVNPGVPLSTREVYGRVPVGWHAKPEGTKRMLEALRTRNAAKVAAALTNHLERWVEPAMPVIGRMKAALLAAGALGAVMSGSGPTVFGVARSLDQARQIQRRVNRAGWSAWAVRTNSGAAIRAV
- a CDS encoding 50S ribosomal protein L25 translates to MEIRELTVTPREGVGKSVARRLRRSGKTPGILYGGSTPVNIAVDPREVFRIIHGHEGSTQLLRVTFAGAKDSRMVILRDLQLDPVSEDLVHVDLQEVNMDKPIQVTVALRHVGEPVGVRDTQGILEMVLREVQVSCLPANIPEDITADVSNLAIGDVLTVADLAVPEGVRVLTDRAQAVATVAPPAVEEVAAPVAAVVGAVAGAPGEPEVLTERKLKEEPEAEEKDKKGKKKE
- a CDS encoding DUF721 domain-containing protein translates to MMERTMGTRGGRNPVRVGNLLTAAVPALAERMLEEAIRREWAQTAGPEAARRSRPGALRQGTLEVSVDNSPWLQELTLRSAAIVAALRKRHGSAVIGVRFALGSGRGDADVAARPSRAGTEAPERRLTVEEARIVDAAAGQLPDPVLASSLKRLLTKDLLARGERRAPAASEQP
- a CDS encoding ABC transporter permease — its product is MRSYLLRRLWQAVLVLFGVSVVVFLILHLTGDPAALLLPPDATAEDVTSFRKAMGFDDPVAVQYLRFLKGALRGDFGESLRHGEPAMHLVLERLPATYELAGAGLLLALCLAIPAGIISAVKRNTPIDYISTVVALMGQAMPTFWLGIMLILVFSVRLSWLPSSGRGGFEHLILPAVTLGLFTTARITRLTRSGMLEVLGQDYIRTARAKGVSEQPVVWKHALKNAAIPIVTIVGIELGTLLGGSVITEIIFAWPGVGRLSVQAIFNRDYPVVQAAVFILATTFVFLNFLVDIAYTWLDPRIRYR
- a CDS encoding ribose-phosphate pyrophosphokinase, which codes for MAYELKLFSGNANRPLAEEIAQHLHIRLGDADVSRFSDGEVYVQINENVRGQDVFVVQPTCPPVNDHLMELLVMIDAFKRASARRITAVLPYYGYGRQDRKVMPRVPITAKLVADLITTAGCHRVLAVDLHAGQIQGFFDIPVDHLFAAPPVIVDYLAKKDLKDPVLVSPDAGGVERARAIAKRLNAGLAIIDKRRDGPNVAVFMYLIGDVKDKDVVVIDDMIDTAGTLIQAVEAVKREGARRVLACAVHGVLSGPAIERIESSALEEVVITNSVPLTPDKANPKIHVLSVAPLLAEAIRRIHDEESVSTLFV
- a CDS encoding ABC transporter permease; translation: MTPPNSTAVALSAPVAVEERRWVMTLKRLARRRTAVFGLGVVITVLLASVFAPWLTPFDPLEQDINERLREPGWQSAAGRVHVLGTDHLGRDILARVIFGSRIALAVGFSAVLISGVLGMAVGLVSGYFGGKVDDFFMRLADIQLAFPFILLAIAVIGVLGPSLRNIIIVIGVSSWVVYARVVRGEVLSIREREFVQAAIALGSRDGRVLVRHVLPNAFTPWLVVATLDMARVIVIESALSFLGLGVQPPTPTWGGMLADGRVYLSTAWWLATFPGLAILVTVLGINLLGDGLRDTLDPRLNV
- a CDS encoding tetratricopeptide repeat protein, which translates into the protein MTRFWIVLSAAVAIAGCASMEPLTAADDAGATADAPPPKIRDPRAAAYYFYSVAQMHARAGRVQDAIVSLRQAIDRDPDTAALWVQLSQWLARANEPAKAVEAAHKAIALEPGNATPHLTLADIFRRQRRFADAEGELEKAIQLAPGSPDAYIALAQQDLELKQFDKARAVLLRLVAIQPGSAQAQNLLGRVAIEGEQWDEAITRLKGAVELDPDMDAAWMALGFVYETRQQPEEALKVYRQALQANPENITFVERLGDVLVRLGRFKEAQQEVEALAEGAPRDPRIWIKLGAIYYEQKQWDRAVAAFRNAVAIEPTNLRARYFLATALMDSGKDAEAVAELEKILAADPRSVDARVQLAFLHGRAKRHDEAIRLLQEAVNIEPKRAELFLYLGTAYFRAQQYDRSLAALQEGLGFDANNKDLVFQTGVVYEKQGRFDDAVGAFRRVLVLDPKHAESYNYIGYMYAERGQNLTEAVQLIKRALDLDPENGYFIDSLGWAYYQQGRYADALKELQRAVSFAKEDPVVLDHLADAYIKTGRTDDAITVWERALKADVDSSVTGTIKKKLDDARDKARRSKGGDRPKAEQK
- the rlmD gene encoding 23S rRNA (uracil(1939)-C(5))-methyltransferase RlmD: MSRPQRGQRLSVTIDDLAFGGEGVGRADGYVVFVRGGVPGDRLSVRLDQARSRFGRGTIEAIETPSPHRVEAPCPYFGRCGGCKLQHVDYQAQLSFKSKQVADALERLGGLGPVDVRPILAAVETYGYRNKMEFTVARAGDGAGLTVGLHEAARYDAVLDIERCLLQSDSMNALLDEARRFFAASGLTAWEQDSGEGLLRFLMLREGYRTGESMVNIVTSSPAVSELAPLAERLSAREPRTTSVVVNVNPKKASVAVGVEEHLLGGRDHIRELVGGLEFQVSANSFFQTNTAQAERLFALVLDSAGLTGGETVLDLYSGTGAISLQLATRCRWVYGVEMTQAAVDDAARNAAANGITNCTFLAGEVRFVLPQLCSQGVSAEVVVADPPRAGFHPKALRALLQMGPARIVYVSCNPATLARDLGELVRGGYRLEWVQPVDMFPHTPHIEAVARLERVPA